The Mustela nigripes isolate SB6536 chromosome 8, MUSNIG.SB6536, whole genome shotgun sequence DNA segment tttaaaaaaagaaaatactgttatCATATGTGAACAAATCATGAAGGGTAGGTTGTAATTCATTGTAATATCCTTACAGTTTTTCTGTAGatgtgaaatttttcaaaattttggatATATCGTGATACAGTGTCGGGAACAAAAAGGAGGGGACTCGGTGAAATGAGATTGGCCCGTTGCTGAAAATTAGTAAAGCTGGGGATGGCTTAACTATACTCTTCTATTATTGTCTGTTTGAAAATTGCCTTAACAAAGTTTTTTTAAGATGGTGCAATAAAGATCATTTAACGGAAATGTCATTTAACTCCCCACTTGTTTGTTACTGTATTCTTAGTACCTGGAATGGTTTCTAGCATTTGGtagacatcacacacacacatttgttaaaattaatcaTCATCAAAGAAAGATGCTTCCAGACCCAGTGCTTTGCTTTCAACCTGCCTCCTGGGGGAATCTGGAGTAATTGTAACAAGTCCACAGTGTGACTTCAATCGAGAAGCAACTATAAAGCTTCTCACTGGAGCTAAATATTGTCGGCAATTCAAGAATGTTTCCATCCACGCCTCCCTCGGTGATCACgcatttctatttccatttgcCCCCCTCCCCTTGTAGGTACCAGTGTGCTTCTGCAACACAAGGAACTAAAGCCTGGAAGACGTGAAATTCAGTTTCTGATTTCGGATAGTCAGGGCCTCAGTTGCCCTGAAAAGCAAGTGCTTAAACTCACCATCTGTAAGTGTCTGGAAGGCGGCGGTTGCGTGGAGCCTCTGCAGGACTCCTACGTTGGCCTGGGACCCGCAGCCATTGCGCTAATAATTCTTGCCCTTCTGCTCTTGCTACGTAAGTATTTGAAAAGCCGTTCTTTAGCTCAGCTAGTCATTTTCGGTGCCCTACCAGTGATTTGTTGCAGTAGCAGTCATTGATTTCGTAACCGTGATGCTTTAACTCCACTGGAACCCTTCCGAAGGTGATCAGGGAAACAAGAAGTGACCATTAAAAAATTCGCCAAGATAATTCTAGCCCTCTTCAgaattttgtttcataaaaatgagtttttgtttcataaaaacaTGTCATGTCCCGACTTAAATGATCAAGCTTTCTAGACAGCCTCGTTCATGAGTGCTCTGTGATGATGGATGTTGTGTGTCCACGTTCGTCCACACCCAGGGCTCAGAACAGTGCCTTGCCCATAGCAGGCTCTCGGAAAAGATGTGTTGTATGAATTTGGATGATGGATACAAAGTTAATGCAATTCTTGCTTTGCACCTTCAACTTGTCGGGGCTCAGCCTCCTCAAACCCTCTTCTTAGCTTGCCCCTTCCCCGGCGCCAACAGTAGCCCTACCTCTGAGTCCTTGGGTGCTTCCTGACAGCGACAGCCTGTCCTGCCTTCCCTGCATGGCCTCTGAAGAGCTGCGCTTTCCTTTCACGAAAGAGCAGAGTACTACAGTCTGGGGTCACGTGGAATCCCACTCCACTTGCCACTGAGCAAGGGGGAGGCTCTGAGACACCCCCAGTGATTACGGTGATTAAGGAGGAGCTTGTCAAAGCCCGTAGTAGATGTGCAATTGAATGCACAGCATTCAGCAGTGTATAGTGTACCTTCATATCATCGTCTCTGTTTTACTGGCAAAAATATAGACGTGTTTGGAGAAATGACTTGTCTCAGCTCACCAGGTCTGTAGGTGGGTACTGGAGCTGGGACTCTATCTTTTACCCAGAGACTCCTTACATTGCCTTTTCATCTCACACTCCCCAGGGCCCCATGTGAGGCTTGGTGCCTGGTAGATACTTGATAAGCCCTTGTTAAATCTGTTGAGATGGTTGAGTTGCCACTggttaatttcagtttttaactcACAGTGTAGGTACTCAGAGTGGCTATATTTGCTGAGCTGTTAGCTCTTTCACACAAAAGGGAGTGGAGAAAGTAGTCAGTTCAACGTCGGAAGCTGGTGAATAGAAGTGGCATAAAAACTAATTTGGGAAGGACTGCCTGCAGGTGTAATTAATTCTTTACTACCTTGATCAGGAAGACAGCCTTGGCTTTCACTTCCTCCCCAAGGTAGAATAAAATGTAAGGAGGCAGCTCTGAAATTTCATTGAATTCATGATgaaatgctatatatattttaagggcTTTTAATGGAGAGTCgtttttgaaaataatactcGGGTCATTCAGATGTTAATTTGAACCTGTTTGCCATGCCTTCTGCTAAATTCTATTCCAGGATGAAGTGGTAGAGTATTTAGAAGTTCCAGTGTTCTAGAGCATTGGAACATACTAAAATTTCCTATCCCCAGGAGCTTTTGATCTTTTAGAATATATGTTTTTGGGGATAGTGAattttctcctattaaaaaaagtgatgaaaaagaacaacaaaagattTAAGTCTCCAAATTGGTCTTGAAGATTTATATGCTTTGAATCCAGCCTTGGTGCTCCATCTAAGAACCACACACAGCATTTTAGTGATGGATGAGGACTCCCTCATGCTGCCTTTAGGCTTTGATATGAGTCACCAAAACAAGCTTGGCGAGGTCGAATCAGAGTGAAGACAAATGCAAAGCTAGGGCTGTAAATAAGTGAACAATGAACTCTAAGAAGCAAGATACAAATTCCAAAATCATGCGGTATCAATTTAGAATATGTTGGGACTCACCCTCTCTGGACTCCATTCTGTTTCTGTCCAGTTGTACCACTTTTATTGCTGATGTGCCAAAGTGGAGAAGGCGCCAAAGGCTTCACCCCGATTCCTGCCACGATAGAGATGCTGCATCCTTGGAATAACGAAGGGGCGCCACCTGAAGACAAGGTCAGATAATCAGATGTCCTTGgaacttgttttctttcctgattttaaaaggcTTTGGGGCACTGTTCTGAACAGTCATGAGAAAGTCAAGTAGTCATTAtagatttcattcacatgtgttTGTTAAACAGGGTTCAGATGATTTTGTGTTTGTTGCCAGGGCAAAGTTGAAGTGGTCTTGTTCTACTGTGGTAGACCTTGTGTTCCAGAGAATGTTAAAAAAGGATCAGGGAATGAAGGATGTGCTTCTCCATTTCTGTTCCTCCTAGTACATAGGATTGGGAAAGGGAAGCCCACCATCCCCATAACAGTTATAAAATCTTGGCAAAAcctccccacttccccttctccctACTTAATAAAAGGAGGTCCCATCGCCTCTCTGTTGCATCTTCCCCCCGGGTCTGTCAGCACCATCTGCAGTAAGCATTGTGTTCAGGGGGACACTATTTAGCATCAAGGGTCAGAGGACTCAGAGAATAGGGGCTTAGATATGAACGTGGGCAGTCAAGGATCAGCCTGATGATTCCTCTACAGGCTCTGCCTTCCTTGTTGTTACTCCAAGGATGAGTTCCGTTCCCATGCTGTCTTCGTGCTCCCCACACTAGCTGCTGTCTCCTCATTCCAAAGAGCAGGTTGGGAGAAATGTTCTTAAAGAACACTTTCCAAAAGTTGCCTACCCCACTTCTGTTTGAAATCATGTTAAGAAGAACTTAGGTAGCTATTCCGAGTAGCAGTGGAGGCTTGCGAAGACAGTCTTTATTTGGAGCAGTATGCGTCCacctgcggggcgggggggttaGAGAGAGAAATATAAGAACTATAGAAGGAGGCATTAAACCCTAAAGGAAAGTCAAAGTGGCATTGATGCCAATAGCGTAAATGAACTAAGACCAtacttaattaatttttgttttctccctgGGGTATAATCAGTTGACAAAATAAGAAGCTGGAATGGAGATCTTCAGATGATTCAAATACATGTTATTCAAACCAAAGTATTGTTCCTAATTTGCCTCCGTGGAAGTAGCTTATTCCCTTTGCCTGCCAGCGTAGCTCAGAGCCCTTTATCGCCTATACCGACCCTATGTCCTTCTCACTTCTCAACTGTCTTTACTTTCACAGGTGGTGCCTTTGCATGTGGCAGCAGATCATGGAGTGGGTGTAGGAACAGACATGACAGTGGGAGGTGCAATGACCAAGGAAACCCCCAAAGAAAGTGGGTTGGCCTTCCTCAAAGGGCATCATGAGGTAACTGAGGTGGATGGAAGATGGGAAGAACCCAGAAGTCTGATTTCTGGTCAAGTGACCGAAGGGATAGGGACAACAGGAGCCAACATAGGTGCTGATGGGACAAGGGTCATGAAAGCCACAGGATCTTCCAGAGACCTGGTCGGAGCTCGAGCAGCTGCTGTTCCAGTCAATGAAGAATTCTTAAGAAGTTATTTCACTGAGGTAAGGGTTGGTTTTTAtaggtgctggggtggggggtggggggacagacgTTTATATTTGAAAGTCGTATTATTCGGGTAATCATTGCCTTGGATCTAAGTaggattttgtcattttttaagagaatgcCTATAGGCTGTGAGGAAAGACAGAGGAGACCCATTCAATCAGTCAGCTCCACTATCTAGTGATAATGAATGACCCCACAATCTTCCTTTTTACAGAAGCTTATCTCTCACATTCCTGTTTTTGTCAGTTGACACAACTCTCCTCTTCTCCATGTTGCCTTTGTTCTGAGACACAAACCGAGAGAGCTCACTGGACTGGGCAGGGGCCGTCCTCGGGGATCGGGTTGCAGAGCCATGCAGAACCGGGCAATGACCGACTCCTCACACAGCTGCCTTTTCTGTGCTCACATTTCAGTAGTCAGAGCAAGTCCCATGACGGAGCCAGATGTCAGTGGGTCAGAAAGTACAGTTCCTCCGCGGGAGCAGACTTGATAGGGATGAGCGTGCGGGGAGCAGAGAGAATACCAGACCTAAAAATCCCAATCTATCCTGTTTAGATGTTCTCTGCTTGGCCTCACTATGGAGGCAGTTCATAAAAAATCAGGAGGAGAGGTGCAGGAGAGGTGATGGATGGAGTCAGAAACCTCACGCCTGGAGTGAGGAATTAGAAGCAGGTCTGGGTACCTTTCTTGAGAAGAAGGCCATGGGCCCCACACAGGGATGGGCAGAGTCAGAGTGTTGGGCATCTGAAGGACACTTGAGAGGAGCGGAGGCATGGGCTTCTGAGGAGGCCAGTTTATTTCTGTCTGCTCTCTGTACCATAGCCCATTACCGGAGTGCTTTTCCCCTTCCTGTCTCCtacccccttcctttctttcagacCATCTGCCCACCTGTTGGCTTCACGGGAAGATGGCGATGTGGTTCGTGTTAAGAAAACCGTTTCTCCTCGTCCCCTTTCAGTCTCACTGCAGACTCCACTCTGGGGTGCCCTGTtagtttcattttggtttttcctctctgctcttaCCCTGCTCCAGTCAGACTTggttgtgtatgtatgtgagcAATCTTTTACTCTTATTCAGAAATCTCTTCACACTTCGCAGAAAATTTCCAACTATCCTATACATTTTGAACTCCTGTGTATTCTTTATCCACATTACCCAATTATTAACCCTTTGCcatatttgctatttgttttcctaatctctcccttcttctgtccccctctctctctttgtctcacacacacacacacacacactcaggtacacacgtgcacatgcacattTTCTTAACATAGTATAGTGAACAAATTTAGAGATTTAACAGTGCCATATTCCGTATTTAATTTTGCGAGTTATCACAATAATGTCTTTCTGTAGCCATTGTTTTTCCCATCCGAGACCCAGTCCAGAgtcctgcctttcttttctttcatgataggaattttttttaagaatacaggCCAGCTGTGTTGTAGGATGCCCTtccatttgtgtttctctgatgttTTCTTATAAGGAGACTCTGGTTACGCATTTGGGGCAGAAATattgccttcttcttttttttttttaaagattttattaatttatttgacagagatcacaagcaggcagagaagcaggcttcccgtggagcagagagcctaatgcagggctcgatcccagggccccgagaccatgacctgagctaaagacagaggccaacccaccgagccacccaggtgccccgaaatatCGCCTTATTCTTAAGTGAAGCTGTCACTAATTCGCTGcctctgttttatttccattttagaaagcTGCCTCTTACACTGATGAAGACGACATTCACGCTGGCAAAGATTGCCTTCTGGTTTATTCTCAGGAAGACACCGAGTCTCTCCATGGTTCCATTGGCTGCTGCAGTTTTATTGAAGGAGAACTCGATGATCGTTTTCTAGATGATTTAGGGTTTAAATTCAGGACACTAGCTGAAATTTGCTTGGGTCAAAAAATAGATATGGATGGGGAAATTGAGCCGAGGCAAAAACCTGTGGGAGCATCAAGTATGACGGCAACTTCCCATTCATTCAGTGAGCAAACTAGGATTAATTCGGAGAATGCCTACTTCACTGGTAGTAGCTTTCAAGTTCCAAAACCTTTGCCTGAAGCAAACACAGAGAAAGTAACTCAGGAGATAGTCACCAAAAGTTCTCAATCTTCCAGGCAGAGTCAGAAGGTAGCTACAAGGCTCCCTGATCCACTGGCTTCTGGTAACGTTGTAGTAACAGAAACTTCTTATGCCGCAGGCTCCACGATGCCGCCGAGCACTGCGATCCTGGGTCCTGGCCAGGCCCAGGCCCTTATTGTGACCGAGCGGGTATACGCGCCGGCCCCTCCCTCGGTAGAGCGGCAATATGGTAATGACGGTAGCGTCGTGGTTACCGAGAGAATCATACAGCCCAACGGGGGCCTGCCTGGTTCTCTGGAAGGCTCTCAGCCTCTGCCAGACGCACATTATGTtatggtgagggagagagagcgcttCCTGGCCCCCAGCTTGGGGCTGCCGTCCCCTCTGGCCGTGTCCGCTGCAGCAGCAGGAGGGAACGTGACAGTGACAGAAAGGGTGCAAACCTCTGCCTCCGGTTACCGATTTCCTACTGAAACCTCACAGATGGCCAGAAAGACAGAGGTTTCTGGAGCCGCGGTCCGTGGCCCCCTGCCAAATTTCAGTTTAGAGGAGTCTGGTCATTTGACTTCTACTCGCACCACCCCTTCCACCAGAGTCTCCAAGCACAGCATCGTACAGCATTCTTACTCCTAAATCGTAGTCCTCCAGAGTCTGACCCAGGGTCTCATTTCATGTGTTCAATGGGCCAGTCTTTTGATGAGCCTGTAGACTTAAGAGACCTACACATTGGGCTTAAAACACTGCTCCATCACTAATCTATCACCGGCCTCGCTGCCCCATCCGCCAGGAGTGGGCTTCAGAGAGGCCCCAGGGTTTGCTGAGGGCATAAGGACGATGCTGTCTGTGTCTTAAGTGCCTTTTAGTGAGTCAGAGCCAAACAATATTCACAAAGCAAATCAGGGAGTCAGTCTGTCTTGTGAGAGTTTACCAGATCGACACAGGGTAGCCGGGGCATCAGCTGTCCAGTCCAGCCACCCATGAAGCTGACTGGGCCTCTTGCCCCCCTGTATTCACCGTGAACATTGCTGTTCTGTATCCCATTCTTGATCACTCCTAGTAGATTATCAGCACCTCGTTTCTCCAAAACTGTGTGCACGGTCTAGACAACGGTTTTCTTTAAGTTAGAAGACTGGCCTTTTAATCTATTTTAGGTTGATTGAATTTGGGAACATCGACATGGTAAAGAACACACATTGTATGCTTCTGTGAGTGTGTCTTATATAACTGTAAAAATAGCATGATTGCTTccctgtgtctccccaaaatcatgaaaataatgaACACTTCCAGGgcaaaattcataaatataacATCACTTTATGTTTTAGAGTAATATACTATTTTTACAAACTCGGATACACTGTCTTCTAATTTTGTACAGCTGAATTAACCATCAGACTGGCTTCTCCACTGTGATAAGAACCTGGCTGTTTCCCTGCTATATATCCTCAGTACATAACACGAGTGCcgaataaatgtttgtggaatcaAATCAAATTTTAGAAACCATCCTCTTTTGTTTgtagttgaaaaaaaatactgaaaaacccTATACTGTCAGTAATTATGAGTTTGAAATTATGAATTTATTCTACATCTCAAAATCACTGACTGGCCAGTCCTAACTAcgtgaatattaaatattaaatattcagttgAACAATTGGGGCTGAAATTGGACAACACCCTTGCCTTTCATTTTGCAAAGTTATTTGGGTATTTTGGCTTCTTAGTAGATTATACTTTAATTGCTCCTTGAAAAAACAGGGCATTTAAAGTTTCAAAGCATACATGCACATCAGTAACAGTTTATGTGAATATTTCccacaacaaaataattttcataaactttaaagactatgtaatatttttatttttcaaggtatTTTGCTAGGGAAATGAAtcttcaagaattatttttttaggcGTGTTTTTTACTTGAATTATGCTATACAAAAGATTGATACGTTTTGCCCCTACTTACTGTATATATGGGTAAAAGGCAGATACTTTTAAATATCATAAGTATGTGGCCAAGATGAAGGTCAATCTTCTATGATCTAAATTTTTTACTCTCTACTTAGcaattgttgctttttttcctcccattatATACTTAATAGTTCTATTTTGCCGTGTATGCAACAGGAATTTCACTACTGTGTGAAATGTGAGTACGACCTGCATACTCCAAAAATCCAAACTTGGTCTTAATCTTCCTCCTTGGACAGACTTGGAAAACCTAACCTGTCTCTTGTATGTAACATAATCACATTTTCTAAACGGTTTTTTTGTACCTGAAATGATGatttgttttaagttttacatttgtTCCTTGGGAGATTATATTTGTATGGGCatcatcataaaatatttaaataaaaagatgaccTTGAGAGTGACCCTTTTCCATCATCTTTTTATTGCTCCGTCATAGTTTACAAGGACTATAGTTCTGCATCACAGGAGACAGCTCCCCGAAAGAAGGCGTTTGACTTCGGTATTTGAATTAGAACTGCTTACAACCTTGGAAAAGCATCATTTCCAGAAGGCctgctgaaattttaatttcagatgtattttaatataaatatgtcccctagtaaaaaaaaaaaaaaaatctctgttgtttaGCTGAAATTCAGATTTAGCTAGGCACTCTGTATTTCTCTTTGCCAATTCTGGCAACCTTGTTCCTAAGGGACTGGAGTTCGCTCTCTGCCCCCAAAGTAACATTGGAGGAAGCTGTTGAGTTCAGCTAAAGCAAGCTCACACATCTAACTCAAAGAGATGAAATCATTCAATCAGTGTTAAGAAGCTGCTTTAGTAACTTAGTATAGTTTATAAGAGAAAAGATCAATGTTTCTGCCTATACTATAATGCAAcatcaataataaatatttcacaacACTGGCACAGCAAGACTTCCTAAAGCACAAAGACCATGCAGTATTTCTGTGACCTCAGAGCTCCTATCCCAAATGGCACATGGGAGCAATATTTGGTTGATCCCTACAGACCATATTCCAACCACCACCGCATCAAAATGTTTACAGTAAGATGTTGCTTATCAAGTAACACCTGGAAATGAGGTGCTTCCAAAGACGGTGTTAAGGTAATTAAATCTTAACTTCTTTAACATACCAAAATTTCTTGGCTTTGCTATTTTAGTGGAGTTCAAGTCCTCTatcatcattgattttttttttggcctattgTTTCTATTAACTGCTGAGAGAGGGATATTAAAATCTCTGGCTGATTGTGGCTCTGCCTACTCCTcgtttaattttttccagttctGCTACCTGTATCTTGAAACGTGTTAGACCTGTGCTAATGGGTACAAATATATTTAGCATTATTGTGTCTCTTCAGggaattgacccttttatcattatagaatatctctctttctctctgattatATTTTTTGTCTTGAAATCTGCTTTGCCTAACATTAATATTGCCATACTGGTTTTATTATGCTTAGTGTTCTCATAATTTATATCAGATCTTTTTGCTCTCAACTTTATAATGTATTTCTTATACATAGAGAGGTGGGTCTtatttcttaaccattttaaCACTTCCTGACTTAGaatgctggggggagggtttAGTCTACTTGCATCAATTATTCATATTGATGAGCTTAAGCCTGCCATcttggtatttgttttctctttgtcccatctgtttgtttttcatttgtctgctcctttcctgccttcctttgtgTGTTGAATGTTCTA contains these protein-coding regions:
- the DSG2 gene encoding desmoglein-2, giving the protein MARSAEGAALLLLIFFNFGNGLHLEVLNPGNEHTRLPKHTHLGRQKRSWITAPVALREGEDLSKRNPIAKIHSDLAEERELKVTYRYTGKGITESPFGVFVFNKNTGELNITRILDREETPSFLLVGYALDERGNNLEKPLELRIKVLDINDNEPVFTQDVFAGSVEELSAADTLVMKISATDADEPNTLNSKISYRIVSQEPAYPPVFYLNKDTGEIYTTSFTLDREEHSSYTLTVEARDGNGQITDKPVNQAQVQIRILDVNDNIPIVQNEMAEKVEIEENQANVVVMRIKVFDADEIGSDNWLANYTFVSGNEMGYFHIETDTQTNEGIVTLIKEVDYEEIKNLDFSITVTNKAAFHKSVKNKYKPTSFPFKVNVKNVKEGIHFRSSTISVHVSESMDKSSQGQIIGKFQAYDEDTGQVAHVRYVKLEDRDNWISVNSATSEIKLVKIPDFESRYVQNGTYTAKILAISESYPRKTITGTIAITVEDINDHCPTLVDPVQTVCDNVPYVNVTAEDLDGSQNSGPFSFSIIDKLAGMAEEWQIVHQESTSVLLQHKELKPGRREIQFLISDSQGLSCPEKQVLKLTICKCLEGGGCVEPLQDSYVGLGPAAIALIILALLLLLLVPLLLLMCQSGEGAKGFTPIPATIEMLHPWNNEGAPPEDKVVPLHVAADHGVGVGTDMTVGGAMTKETPKESGLAFLKGHHEVTEVDGRWEEPRSLISGQVTEGIGTTGANIGADGTRVMKATGSSRDLVGARAAAVPVNEEFLRSYFTEKAASYTDEDDIHAGKDCLLVYSQEDTESLHGSIGCCSFIEGELDDRFLDDLGFKFRTLAEICLGQKIDMDGEIEPRQKPVGASSMTATSHSFSEQTRINSENAYFTGSSFQVPKPLPEANTEKVTQEIVTKSSQSSRQSQKVATRLPDPLASGNVVVTETSYAAGSTMPPSTAILGPGQAQALIVTERVYAPAPPSVERQYGNDGSVVVTERIIQPNGGLPGSLEGSQPLPDAHYVMVRERERFLAPSLGLPSPLAVSAAAAGGNVTVTERVQTSASGYRFPTETSQMARKTEVSGAAVRGPLPNFSLEESGHLTSTRTTPSTRVSKHSIVQHSYS